The following are encoded together in the Ovis aries strain OAR_USU_Benz2616 breed Rambouillet chromosome 15, ARS-UI_Ramb_v3.0, whole genome shotgun sequence genome:
- the ANGPTL5 gene encoding angiopoietin-related protein 5 has product MIYLFQASLLFLNLCIFTCGEAIQDNCVHHSTDSPGVNIVEDESNTKGESKSNATVYKEDCEESCDIKTKITREEKYFMCRNLQNSIVSYTRSTKKLLRNVMDEQQASLDYLINQVNELMNRVLLLTTEVFRKQLDTFPHRPVQSHGLDCTDIKDTIGSVTKTPSGLYIIHPEGASHPFEVMCDMDYRGGGWTVIQKRIDGIIDFQKLWCDYLDGFGDLLGEFWLGLKKTFYIVNQKNTSFMLHVALESEDDTLAYASYDDFWIEDETKFFKMHLGRYSGNAGDAFRGFRKEDNQNAMPFSTPDVDNDGCRPACFISDQSVKSCSHLSNNTGWWFSQCGLANLNGIHHFSGKLLTTGIRWDTWTKNNSPVKIKSVSMKIRRTYNPYFK; this is encoded by the exons atgatttatcTTTTCCAAGCCTCACTCTTGTTCTTAAATCTATGTATTTTTACTTGTGGAGAAGCTATACAAGATAACTGTGTGCATCATTCTACG gatTCTCCAGGAGTTAACATCGTAGAAGATGAATCTAATACAAAAGGTGAAAGTAAAAGTAATGCTACTGTTTACAAAGAAGATTGTGAGGAATCATGtgatattaaaactaaaattacacgagaagaaaaatatttcatgtgta GGAATTTGCAAAATTCTATTGTTTCTTATACACGAAGTACCAAAAAATTACTAAGAAACGTGATGGATGAGCAGCAAGCTTCCTTGGATTATTTAATTAATCAG GTTAATGAGCTCATGAATCGAGTTCTCCTTTTGACAACAGAAGTTTTTAGAAAACAGCTGGATACTTTTCCTCACAGACCAGTTCAGTCACACG GTCTAGATTGTACTGATATTAAAGATACCATTGGTTCTGTCACCAAAACACCAAGTGGTTTGTATATAATCCATCCAGAAGGCGCTAGTCATCCATTTGAG GTTATGTGTGACATGGATTACAGAGGAGGTGGATGGACTGTGATACAGAAAAGGATTGATGGGATAATTGATTTCCAAAAGTTGTGGTGTGATTATCTGGATGGATTTGGTGACCTCTTAG gCGAATTTTGGCTAGGACTGAAAAAGACTTTTTATATAGTGAATCAGAAGAATACCAGTTTTATGCTGCATGTGGCACTGGAATCTGAAGATGACACATTAGCTTATGCATCATATGATGATTTTTGGATAGAGgatgaaacaaaattttttaaaatgcacttagGACGATATTCAGGAAATGCTG GTGATGCATTCCGGGGCTTCAGAAAAGAAGATAATCAAAATGCAATGCCTTTCAGCACACCAGATGTTGATAATGATGGATGTCGTCCTGCATGCTTCATCAGTGATCAGTCTGTGAAAAGCTGCAGCCACCTCAGTAACAATACCGGATGGTGGTTCAGCCAGTGTGGTCTCGCAAATCTGAATGGCATTCATCACTTCTCTGGAAAGTTGCTTACAACTGGAATTCGATGGGACACATGGACTAAAAACAACTCACCCGTCAAGATTAAATCTGTTTCAATGAAAATTAGAAGAACTTACaatccatattttaaataa